In Halococcus salifodinae DSM 8989, a single window of DNA contains:
- a CDS encoding helix-turn-helix domain-containing protein: protein MSTTDNTPLSRKRLHSVFEQLANDRKLDILGYAAEHGQFPVTDLKDEFGFPHTTAHEYCRDLAEAGLLYREKGKPAVYSPVDFDIHLSLDAISTAVAAESETVDYMLAEYGDGIVEEVLDIWERVDAGELTYREASANLEMTHADFLRLAAELELFDR from the coding sequence ATGAGCACGACCGACAACACGCCCCTCTCCCGGAAACGGCTCCACTCTGTCTTCGAGCAGTTAGCCAACGACAGAAAGCTCGACATCCTCGGTTACGCTGCTGAACACGGCCAATTCCCTGTAACCGACCTCAAAGACGAGTTCGGCTTTCCCCATACCACTGCCCACGAGTACTGTCGTGACCTCGCCGAAGCAGGGTTACTCTATCGAGAGAAGGGTAAACCAGCAGTCTACTCCCCTGTCGATTTCGATATCCATCTCTCGTTGGACGCGATCTCTACAGCTGTCGCGGCTGAATCCGAGACGGTCGACTACATGCTCGCTGAGTATGGTGACGGAATTGTCGAAGAAGTCCTCGATATCTGGGAGCGGGTCGACGCAGGCGAACTCACCTACCGCGAAGCCAGCGCCAATCTCGAAATGACCCACGCCGATTTCCTTCGCCTCGCCGCCGAACTCGAACTCTTCGACCGATGA